The DNA window AAGCTGTTTCATGTTATCAGTCAGATTTAGGTATTGAAGTCATCATTGCGCTATTTTCTAAAAAAGGACTGGCCAATATTTTTGATGTGCCGGTTAACCTTCATGAAATTTCAGACAATTCGCAAAGGATTTTCACACTGAAATATGAATATATCAAAACCATCGATCAGGTTATTCTCTTTTTGCAGGGTAAAAATCCTACTTTAGCACGGCAGATCTGCAGCATGAACTTTCTTCCCGAAGCTTCGCGTTTCAACCAGCTGGATGATATGGAGTTTGCTTTCGGGAACATGGGGATGCAGGACAAGGCCAAACATCTGGCGACCTTGTATTTGGAAGATATTTCGGATTATATTGTTGAAAATATTGATAGCGATTTCGGATTCAGCAGGTATGCGGAACGGCTGGGAAAAAGTGCGTATTCCTTTGATGAATTATATGCAAAGCTCACCGGAAAGACAACTTTTATTGACGGGATCACCCTACACATCCTTAAAGAAAGAATGGAAACGGTACAGCCGAAACTGGTTTGCTTTTCCGTTCCATTTCCGGGAAATTTATATTCGGCATTCCGGTGTGCACAGTGGATCAAAACCCATTATCCTGATGTGAAAACCGCTATGGGAGGAGGATTTCCGAATACGGAGCTTAGGGAAATCAAAGACACAAGGGTATTTGAGTTTTTCGATTTCATTACCCTTGATGATGGGGAACTTCCTCTTGAACTTTTATGTCAGAATATTCATGCATCGGAAAATCAGGAATTCAAAAGGACTTTCCTGGTGGAAAACGGACAAGTAGCCTATAAAAACAATTCTACGAGAAAGGATTACCGGCAGGCGGATATCGGGACACCCGATTATTCGGATCTGTTGCTGGACCGGTATATTTCCGTGATCGAGATTGCCAATCCCATGCACAGCCTCTGGAGTGACGGCCGTTGGAATAAATTAACCATGGCCCATGGATGTTATTGGGGGAAATGTACTTTCTGTGATATTTCCCTGGATTATATTAAAATCTATGAACCGATCTCTGCGAAGATCCTGGTGGACCGGATGGAAGAACTGATCCTTACCACCGGAGAAACTGGATTCCATTTTGTAGATGAAGCGGCCCCGCCGGCACTGATGCGCGAAGTAGCCCTCGAAATCCTGAGAAGGAATCTGGTGGTTACCTGGTGGACGAACATACGCTTCGAAAAAAGCTTTACCCGAGATCTTTGCTTTCTGTTAAAGATGTCCGGATGCGTTGCGGTTTCCGGCGGACTGGAAGTAGCCGGTGACCGGCTGCTGAAACTGATCGATAAAGGAGTTTCCGTAGCTCAGGTTGCCGATGTAACGCGTAATTTTACCGAAGCCGGAATTATGGTCCATGCCTATCTGATGTACGGTTACCCTACGCAGACCGTTCAGGAAACAGTTGACTCCCTGGAGATGGTACGGCAGCTGTTTGAAATGGGTATTGTACAAAGCGGTTTCTGGCACCAGTTTGCCATGACGGCCCATTCCCCTGTCGGGCAGAACCCTGAGGCCTTTGGCGTCATCCCGGTACGGCAGGAAATTCAGTTTGCTCACAACGATGTAGATTTTAAAGACCAA is part of the Chryseobacterium camelliae genome and encodes:
- a CDS encoding B12-binding domain-containing radical SAM protein, whose amino-acid sequence is MKDLLLITPPFTQLNTPYPATAYIKGFLNTKAVSCYQSDLGIEVIIALFSKKGLANIFDVPVNLHEISDNSQRIFTLKYEYIKTIDQVILFLQGKNPTLARQICSMNFLPEASRFNQLDDMEFAFGNMGMQDKAKHLATLYLEDISDYIVENIDSDFGFSRYAERLGKSAYSFDELYAKLTGKTTFIDGITLHILKERMETVQPKLVCFSVPFPGNLYSAFRCAQWIKTHYPDVKTAMGGGFPNTELREIKDTRVFEFFDFITLDDGELPLELLCQNIHASENQEFKRTFLVENGQVAYKNNSTRKDYRQADIGTPDYSDLLLDRYISVIEIANPMHSLWSDGRWNKLTMAHGCYWGKCTFCDISLDYIKIYEPISAKILVDRMEELILTTGETGFHFVDEAAPPALMREVALEILRRNLVVTWWTNIRFEKSFTRDLCFLLKMSGCVAVSGGLEVAGDRLLKLIDKGVSVAQVADVTRNFTEAGIMVHAYLMYGYPTQTVQETVDSLEMVRQLFEMGIVQSGFWHQFAMTAHSPVGQNPEAFGVIPVRQEIQFAHNDVDFKDQTGIDHNRFSFGLKKSLFNYMHGINFELPLQEWFDFKIPTTTIHPDYIHDCLLDNEDFKFKPNSKIVFLAKNVIAENRVKIKKKYSGAYTLLTFHLKTNIVKAEMEQEHAEWLMGILEEHDIENPKKLMLQQLKVYFEEQFENFELFWFSKPMQQLKENGVILCL